The genomic stretch TTGAACAACCAACCTCAATGCTTTGTGATTTTAATGTATCTGTAATTTGTGCAATTGCTAAAGAACTTGATCTTAATTCTATTGAAATAATCAATACATCCTCATTGGCACTAGAAGGCAAGGCGACAGATCTGCTTATTTCAATTATTAAGAGTGTTGGAGGTGATGCATATTTGTGTGGTGGCGGAGCAAGTGAATATCAAGAAGATGAAAAATTTTCTAAAGAAGGAATTGATTTGATTTATCAAGATTTTATACATCCACACTACTCACAAATCAAATCGTCTGAATTTAATGCTGGGCTCTCAATTATTGATGCACTTATGAACTGTGGATTTGCAGGAACCCGTAAGCTAATTCAATAGATAGGGAAGAGAAATTTTTAAACTTAGTTAAAATATAAATGTGATAACCCTACAAATGATTTATTGGCTATATCTGTTTTTGTCTTTATTAATTGTTGTTGCTATTGCTGGATTAGTAATAGCACTTTTATTCTTTAGACGTGCCTATAGAAGATATAAAGAAACCCAGAATTCATTTCGTAGTAGAATTAGCCTGTTAGAGGGCAAAATCGATTTACTAGAGTGTAGACTTGGCTCATTAGAAAGCAAGCTTACAGCAAAATTTAATTTCTTGAATAGAGATTTAAATCCATTAATTTCTGATTTTAGAATAAAGCAAATGCAAGAGGCTCGTAGAGAGATGCTTGGAGAAGTAGGAGCCATCTCGTATCGCTCTCGCAGTGTCATTTTTTTAAACAATAGTTATTATCATTTCTTCTACCTCGCTCAAGCATTAAGACGTAGGGGGTGGGATGCTATTAGTGTTAGTTATGAAGATCCGATTAATGGCTCGAATGCAAACTTTTATCATGGCGAAGATTATAATCTTTATTCATCTAATCATCAATTGATGACTAGCCAGATAGAAGAACTATTTGAGAATGCCAAACAGCGATTTCAGCTGCTTCATTTTGCAGGAGATGGATTAATGTCGTTCTTTCCCGAACATTATCTCAGCGATCAGCCACCTGACATCATGGAATGGAAACGTATGGGCAAAAAAGTTGCATATACTATTAGTGGATGTAGTAGTGCTGTTTCTCAAACATCTGTTACTTTATGGTCATCTATGGATCCTGGAAAAAATTTTTGCTCTAATTGTCCTTGGCAAGATATACCCACTGTTTGCTCCGATCAAAAAAACTTACACTGGGGACGGAAAATCGATCAGTTTTGTGACGTGATTTTCGCCGAAACATATCCTGCCCTAGATTATCTTGATTCTCCAAAGGTTTATTTTGAGCCAACTACTATGTGCCTCGATCCAAATTTTTGGAATTCTGATCTACCTATTCCTGATGCTTTCAAAGTTGAACGTCAGGTAGGTGAATTGATTGTGTATCATGCTGTTGGCAACTATGAATTGAGAACAAAGCAAGGACGTAATGCCAAAGGAACCTCCTACGTTTTTGAGGTGATTGAGCAATTAAAAGCTGAGGGAATGCCAGTGCGTTTAATATTTGCTAAAGATATGAAAAATTCAGAGGTTCGTTATCTACAATTGCAATCAGACGTTATTGTTGACCAACTTTATGCAGGTAGGTATGGGGCTAATGCCAGAGAGGGTATGATGCTTGGTAAGCCTGTTATTTGCTATATTAATTCTTATCATGTTAATCCCTCTCGTAGAGCGCTTAGTTTGGATGAATGTCCTTTAGTATCAGCGACTCCTGAAACACTGTATGATGTGCTAAAGGATCTGTTGTTAGACGAGAATAAAAGAAAACAATTAGGAAGACTAGGCAAAGACTATGCATTAAAATGGCATAGTGCTGATCTCTGTGCTGAGAGATATGAGATGGTTTATGATGCACTAATGCAAGGGAACCTAGAGCAATATATTGCTATAAATAAAGTTACCTAAAGCACTAAATAGTAATTTTGACCTTTGTCTGTAACCTAAAGATTATGCAAAAAACAACAGAAGATACGGAATTTGCATTGATCTGTGATGATGTCAGTAAGGTCTTTCTGGTTAGTAACACTAAAGCTTATTGGCAAATGCTATGTGGACATAGTTCTCTAAAGAAAATTCTGGCTTTGGAGAATGTTTCTTTAAATATACCTAAAGGGGAAGTAGTTGGGATTATAGGAAATAATGGTTCAGGAAAAAGTACTCTTCTCAGAATTATGGGAGGTAATTATACTGCTACAAATGGAAGTGTATATCTAGAAGGAAGTTTGACAGGTATTTTTGAACTTGGTGGAATTGGTAATCCAAATCTCACAGGAAGAGGTTATGCAGCAAGACTTTTGTCTCTTCAGGGAGCAAAGAGGAAAGACTTAAAAGTTTTACTTGATGAGATTTATGAATTTTCAGAACTCTTCGATTACTTTGATGCACCAATCTATACCTATTCATCGGGAATGAGAGCCCGTCTATATTTTGCAACTGCCACAACTCTAGATTGGGATATTTATTTAATTGATGAGGCTCTTTCGGTGGGCGACGAACACTTCCAAGCGAAATGTTGGCAGAGGATTCGGAAACGACTACTAAAAGGAGCTTCAGGGGTTCTGGTGACCCACGACTTTACAGCTATTCTCAAGCTTTGTTCTTCAGCTTGTATTCTTGAGCGCGGTAGTCTAATAAAATCAGCACCTACCCTTGAGCTTGTTAGATTCTATATTCAACAATCAGCTACAAAAGCTGAATCTTTACAAGGAGCTACTTTTGACAAAGATATGGCAAAGGAGTGGATTGTGAACTTTGGCGAAGATGTTGAGATCTGTTTCACAATTCATTTAACTCTCCCTGTCTCGGTTAGCTTAGCTTACACAATCGAAATGTTTGTTCCAGGGATAGGTTGGGAAGTGATGATGATGCAAGTTAACTTGCCACTCACTTCTAAAGTCGGAACTCATAAAGTGTGTCTGAAGATCCCAAAGTTGCCGCTTTCTCCGGGGCGATATCTACTTGGGTTAGCACTTTGCAAACCTGCAGAGGCTGGAAAAGTTTTTGCTATTGGCTATGATGGACGTAACTGGATCAGTGGTTCTCCGCTCTACTTGATAGTTCAAAATAATGAAAATAAAAATGTTAATGCCTGTGATAATGGTATTAATCTTCCTTTGAAATGGAATAGACTGGAGAACTTGTCTTAAAAATGTTTATTCGTGTTAAAAATCTCTCAAAAATTTACCATATTCAAGTATCAGAGGTTCAACCTTCATCTCAAGGCAAGCGAGCTAACACAATGTCTAAGGGAAGAAATGACAAGGTTGTTATCGATGATATCTCTTTTGAGATTTTTAATGGTGAGCGGGTTGGCATCATTGGATCTAATGGTGCAGGTAAATCAACATTACTACAAATCATCGCTGATATTGCTAAGCCAACTTCTGGAATTGTAGAAAAAAAAGGTAAAGTTACGGCAGTAATGACACTTGGTGTTGGTCTACGAGAAGAATTGACTGGTCGGGATAATATTTATATTGATGGTGAAGTTCAAGGTAAAAGTCGTCTAGAAATTGATGAAGTGATTGATAAAATCATTGCCTTTGCAGATCTTAGCGATTTTATTGACTATCCTGTTCGTACATACTCTACAGGAATGAAGAGCCGCTTAGCTTTTTCGATGTTAGTGTGTATTGAGCCAGAAATCCTAATCATAGACGAAGCTCTTTCAGCAGGAGATGCAAACTTTTCAATTAAAGCAAGCAAGAAAATTCGTGAGATCTGTGATCTTGGGAGGATTGTTATTTTAGTTTCGCATTCTATGCCAACTATTGTTGAGATGTGTGATCGTTGCATCTGGATGGAGCATGGAAAGATTGTTATGGATGGCGATCCTCAAACAGTTACCGATGCTTATCTGGACGCTGTGCATCATGACGATGAAATTGCGTTGCTTGAACAAAATATTCGCCTAATCAAGGATACTTCATTCAGGAAAGGTTGCCAAATCAACCAAATTTCTATTAGTTATAGCGATAATCAGCAATCACAAACGATCTTGGTTGCTGGTAGAGATATAACTATTACTTTACACATCAGGGTTGATACTTTACTTGAGTGTCCTGATGTTCGTCTAAAAATCACACGGCTTGATGGCAAAATATTTGTAAATACTTTACTCAGCGATCAAAGTACTATTACAAGTAACGATTTTCATGGCATTCTTGCATTTGTAATAAATATGACTCCACTCGTTTTAGGTCAGGGTAAGTATGTTGTTGCCTGTGAGCTACTTGATAGGGGTGAAATAGTGGCTGCAAAGTCTACTATCCTGCAAGTACTGCCGCCACCTAATGCTCCTACTGGTGGAAGACCTGCACTATTTTATCCATGTTCTGTCGAGACCTATGAAATCTGTTCGGAAACAAATTAGAAAAATTTCTATCGCTGGCTTTACATCACAAGATGCAAGATTTATTTTTAACTTTCTTAAGATGAACATTCATGATCGCTACCTTGGATCAACACTTGGTAGCTTATGGGTGATCTTAAATCCTATGATTATGTTTGCAATCTATACTTTTGTATTTGGTTATGTTTTCAAAGCAAAGATACCAGGTGCAGAAACAAATTTGGGATACGCAATATGGCTTATTGCGGGATATGGCCCTTGGCTGGCAATTTCCGAAGGTTTATTGAATTCTACAACGTCAGTTGTCGCCGGAGCAGGGCTAATCAAAAACCTTGCCTTTAAAACCGAGTTGTTACCAGTTGCTGCGGCTCTTACAGGAATGGTTCCCCTATTTGTGAGCCTTTGTTTTTTGACAATTCTACTAGGAATTGACGGAAATCCCATGAGTTGGCATGTAATTTTTGTGATTCCTGCAATAATACTGCAATTTACATTTATCATTGCGATAGGTTTTTTCTTTTCAGCAATTAATGTTTTTGTAAGAGATTTTGGTATCATTTTGCCAAACTTATTAATTATGCTGGTGTTTGTGACTCCTATTTTTTATCCTGAAACTAGCACACCACCATTGCTACAGTCTATATCTGCCTTTAATCCATTTTATATCATTTGTCAAGCTTATCGACAAGCTCTAATATTTCATCAAATACCTAATATACTTTCTTTAATTTATGTTGGTTTGATTAGCTGGATATTAGGCAATTTTGGATTACAATTTTTTCGGCGACTTAAAGGGAATTTTGAGTCAATGCTATAAGGCATTTTGTATATATTTTGTAAATTAATTGTATATCATTTTTATGTTTTTAAAGGAGGGTTGTTATGCAGGGAGATATTGATCGTAAGAACTCAGAATTTTGGGATGAGCTTTGTGGATCTGGGCTAGCTAAATCTTTAGGGATTAATGAAATTAATAACGCAACCTTAAAGGAATTTGACAAAGCTTACATCGAAATTTATCCATACTTACCTAAATATGTTGAAAATAAGAATCTAGAAGATAAAAAAGTTTTAGAAATTGGCTTGGGCTATGGAACTCTTAGTCAATTACTGGCATCAACTAACTGCGACTATTTTGGATTGGATATTGCTACTAATCCTGTCAAAATGGCACAATATAGGCTAAATCAGTTAGGAAAAGCAAACAAAGACGAGCAAATAAAAGTAGGCTCGGCACTCAGCATTCCCCATGAAGATAACAGTTTCGATTATGTTTACTCAATAGGATGTTTACACCATACTGGAGACTTACCCCAAAGTATATCGGAAGTTTATCGTGTGCTAAAACCAGGTGGGCAGGCAGTTATTATGCTGTACAACCGCAACTCTTTTCGTCAGCTTGTGCAAGTTCCTTGGCAAAGATTTAAGCAATTTTTTAAGAGAAATTCTAAACAAAATTTTGCTACATTTGTCAGATCGCTCTATGATTCTAATGCTGTGGGAGAAGCTGCACCGCATACTGACTATGTGTCTTCTAGTCAAGTAAAAAGCCTGTTTTCTGATTTCTCAAATGTTTCTATTGAAGTTCAGAATTTCGATACATATGTTTTGTTTGACGGGAAGCTAGTAATTAATAGGGAAAGCTTATTGAACAATTTTGCCCGTTTTTTAGGTTTAGATTTATATATAACTGCAATTAAGTAAACCTCAATGTAAATACTTGTAAAAAAAGAAAATTAGATATATGAGTAAAAGGGGGAGGAGGCTAAACATATTAATACTATGTGACATGAACTCACTGTATACAAGTACAGTCAGAGAATATGTTGAAAGTTTCAGCCTATTTTCAATCCATCATATTTTCTATGTTCATGCTACTTCTAGTAACCCACTTTGTATTGACATATCAATATTTGATGTTGTAGTTACTCATTACTCAATCAGGCTAAGTTTTGATTGGCATTTATCCTCTTTTTATCGTCAAGCGCTCAAGGGATATAAAGGATTAAAGATATCATTTGTACAAGATGAATATGATGAAACAGAAACAATAAGGAGATCGATAGAAGAACTGGGTATCAATATATTATTTACTTGTGTACCTGAAGAATTCATTGAAGACATTTATCCATCATCAAGATTTAGAGGAGTAAAGTTTATCCAAACTTTAACTGGATGGGTACCGAGCAATCTAGAAAACAGAAATGAATTTAAGCCAATATCAGAAAGACAGAAAGTAATTAGTTATAGGGGTCGTCCACTAGCATACTGGTATGGAGATTTAGGACAAGAAAAAGTAAACATTGGCAAAGTAGTAAAGGCAGAATGTGAAAAGAGAGGAATATCTGTTGATATAGAGTGGGATGAGGATAAAAGAATCTATGGAGATCAATGGTATACCTTTCTTTCTAACGCCAGAGCTACATTAGGTACTGAAAGTGGCTCAAATGTTTTTGATGACTATGGAGAAATTCGTAGAAATATAAAGGGGGAAATAGATAAGAATCCCGCAGTGACCTATGAGGAAATACATCAAAAGTATTTGGTAGAACATGAGGGGAAAGTAAAAATGAATCAGATTTCTCCTAAAATGTTTGAGGCGATCGCATTGAAGACAGCTCTTGTTCTTTTTGAGGGTTCTTATTCTGGGATACTAAAATCTGAGGTACATTACATTTCTCTCAAAAAAGATTTTAGTAATTTAGATCAAGTATTGGCTAAATTAGATAATATCTCTTATTTAGAACATTTAACAGAGACAGCTTTCAGGGATATAATCCTATCTGGTAAATATAATTATGAGCAATTTATTCTTCAATTTGATGATGTTATTGCTCAATATGAAATTCAAAGTAAGAATGTATCAGGATTCACTATTCAAAAGGCTTTTGAAGAACCTCTAATGATTGATCTACTTAGAATGAATGAATTACAAGACTATATCTTGAAAGTAGAAAATAGCAAGTTTTGGAAATTAAGAGGGATATGGATGAAGTTTAAAAATCTTGTGTTTTAGTATATATAAATACAACAATACAAATCAATATTAATTTGTATGTAAATCATTAAAACTATTAGCGTGATTAAAACAAAAGAAATGCTAAACATATTAATACTATGTGACATGAACTCACTGTATACAAGTACGGTCAGAGAATATGTTGAAAGTTTCAGCCTATTTTCAATCCATCATATTTTCTATGTTCATGCTACTTCTAGTAACCCACTTTGTATTGACATATCAATATTTGATGTTGTAGTTACTCATTACTCAATCAGGCTAAGTTTTGATTGGCATTTATCCTCTTTTTATCGTCAAGCGCTCAAGGGATATAAAGGATTAAAGATATCATTTGTACAAGATGAATATGATGAAACAGAAACAATAAGGAGATCGATAGAAGAACTGGGTATCAATATATTATTTACTTGTGTACCTGAAGAATTCATTGAAGACATTTATCCATCATCAAGATTTAGAGGAGTAAAGTTTATCCAAACTTTAACTGGATGGGTACCGAGCAATCTAGAAAACAGAAATGAATTTAAGCCAATATCAGAAAGACAGAAAGTAATTAGTTATAGGGGTCGTCCACTAGCATACTGGTATGGAGATTTAGGACAAGAAAAAGTAAACATTGGCAAAGTAGTAAAGGCAGAATGTGAAAAGAGAGGAATATCTGTTGATATAGAGTGGGATGAGGATAAAAGAATCTATGGAGATCAATGGTATACCTTTCTTTCTAACGCCAGAGCTACATTAGGTACTGAAAGTGGCTCAAATGTTTTTGATGACTATGGAGAAATTCGTAGAAATATAAAGGGGGAAATAGATAAGAATCCCGCAGTGACCTATGAGGAAATACATCAAAAGTATTTGGTAGAACATGAGGGGAAAGTAAAAATGAATCAGATTTCTCCTAAAATGTTTGAGGCGATCGCATTGAAGACAGCTCTTGTTCTTTTTGAGGGTTCTTATTCTGGGATACTAAAATCTGAGGTACATTACATTTCTCTCAAAAAAGATTTTAGTAATTTAGATCAAGTATTGGCTAAATTAGATAATATCTCTTATTTAGAACATTTAACAGAGACAGCTTTCAGGGATATAATCCTATCTGGTAAATATAATTATGAGCAATTTATTCTTCAATTTGATGATGTTATTGCTCAATATGAAATTCAACCCAAACTAATTTCTTCGTTAACTATCCAAGCTGCTTTCGCGAAAGCCTTAGAGACGGTATATCAAAACAATCAAAAGTTTAAAATAAGAAAATTACTAGGAAAAATAAAGCGAGCAATTTTTGGGATTATTTCAATTAAATAGAAATCAAGCTCATAGAAAATCTAATGGTGAAAGACAATCAAACATCTAACAACTATCTGTTATCTATATTTGACTGTGTGGTAATATTGTGTCTAGAAGAAAATAGTCAAGAATTTAATTTAGAAGAACATCAATTTACAAAAAAATTGTTTGACTATCTTCCTATTGTATATATTGTGCCAGACCTTAATGAAAAAAATATAAACCATGAAATATTAGATAACAAAACAATTATTCTTCATGTTTATAAACTATATGGTGAGGTGCAGTCATCTTTAATCAGAAGATTTATGGTGGAATCGTATTTTATAAAGCCTATTGTTTGGATACATAATATTTTATTTATAGACTTTATTATTAATGGTTTCTCATCATTAAAAGTATTTCATCCAACAAAAGAATGTCGAAAATTTGATTTTTTAAGTCTTGATGATAACTACTTTAACAATATTTTAAATGCTACTTTATATACATCAGATGTATTGATTAGTAAGTCAGATGAAATTAGAAATAGTTATCTAGCAAATACTTTTCACAAACTGCCAAGTTTTAGCTTGGAAAGTGTAAATATTTTAGGCATATATAAAATACTTTGCCAAATATCAAAAGATAATCTGAGTAAGAATAAGAAAGATATAAATGCTTTAAAGCCTCACTTTAATGTCCTTATATTATATGATGCTCAGTCAATACACGTTAATACCGTTAGAGAGCATTTAGAAAGTTTTAAGAAATTTTCTAAATGCTATATAAACTATGCTCCAGCTACAGGATTTGTAAAGCCTGAAATCTCTCTACAAGACTACGATATTATAGTTGTTCACTACTGTATTCGCGTCAATATAAATAACTATTTATCGCCATATTATTCTCAGGCTTTGAAAGATTTTAGTGGCTATAAAGTTTTATTTATTCAGGATGAGTATGACACTACGGAAATTGCTCGTGTTTGGATAAGAGATATTGGTATTCACGCTGTATTTACTTGTATACCGAGTCAATATATTAATCAAATTTATCCTTATTCTCGATTCCCCATGGTTGAATTTATTCCAACCTTGACTGGTTTTGTTCCTCAATGCCTTGAAAGTGGAGATGATTTGCAGACTTTTAAAGTAACTCCTACTTCTGAACGTCATTTGTCAATTGTCTATCGAGGTCGAAAGCTTCCCTATTGGTATGGAGATTTAGGTCAAGAGAAGTTGGAGATCGGTCTGAAGATGAAACAAATTTGCTTAGAAAAATCGATTGATAATGATATTGAATGTGATGATAGTAAACGCATATATGGAGATAGTTGGTATGATTTTTTGTCTAGTGGTAAAGCAACTTTGGGTACAGAAAGTGGATCCAATATTTTTGATGAATTTGGCAATATCAGAGCAAATATAGAATTAGCCCTTAAAAAGAATCCTCAAATGAGTTATGTTGAGGCGCGCAATCTTTTTTTTAAAGAAGACCCCAAAAAGGTGAAGATGAATCAAATATCACCAAAGATGTTTGAAGCGATCGCACTTAAAACAGCCCTGATTTTATTTGAAGGAGAATATTCGGGAATCCTCAAGCCAGATATTCACTATATTTCCCTCAAGAAAGACTTTAGTAATATTGATTCTGTGTTATCTAAACTTCAAGATCCTTATTATTTAGAAAGATTAGTTGAGACCGCATATACTGATATTGTTGCATCAGGTAAATATAGCTATCAACAGTTTATAGATGAATTTGATCGTTTTTTATTAGAACATTTACCAATAAAAAAAGAACGCCAAAAAATTCTCACAGAGAGTTCTCTGTTATTACTGACAAATAGCAAGTTGTATTCATTTAAACTTCTAATCATATCTATATTTAATAACCCAATTTTTTATATAAGAAGACTTTTTCTATTGCCAAAGCTCATTAAGTTGAAGTTGCAGTCATTTTGGTTTAAACTAAAGCAAATAATTAAAAAGAATTTGCAAAAAATTAGGCAAAAGCAGTTCCTTCAGTAAAGTTTGGGGTATTTATGTGTGGTATTGGTGGCACTGTTAGTCTTTCCCTACAATCGCTCCCTTTTATAAATCGTCATCTAAAAGCTATTAACCAAATACAACAGCATCGTGGACCTGATGGTTGTGGTGTTTGGGTTCATCCTCAGCAGCAAGTTGGTTTCGCACACAGACGTTTAAGCATTATCGATCTAGATTCGGGTAGTCAACCCATGCGCGATCACTTTAATAACTGGGTGACTTATAACGGGGAGATTTACAACTACTTAGAGCTACGTTCTGAGCTAGGATCTGATAACTTTGCAACCCACTCAGACACTGAAGTGATTTTACATGCTTATCGTAAATGGGGCAAAGACTGCGTTAAGCATTTTCGAGGGATGTTTGCTTTTGCCCTTTGGGATGAAGCAAATCAAGAACTATTTTGTGCTCGCGATCGCTTTGGAATTAAACCTTTTTATTACACGCAGGTTCGCGATGTTCTTTACTTTGCATCGGAAGTAAAAGCTCTTTTGCCTTTTGTCTCAGAAATATCTACAAATCCAAATGGATTTCAGGACTACCTTACATTTCAATTCTGTTTAGCAGGCAAAACGCTATTTAAAGATATTTATGAACTCTTGCCTGGTCATACTCTAACAGTTAGAAATGGGCGATTACAGGTTGAACGATATTGGGAAGTTTATTATGAATTGGACTTTGATCATACCGCTAAATATTTTGAGGAGAAAATCCAATCATTACTTCAAGAATCTGTTGAGCTTCACCTACGTAGCGATGTTCCCTTAGGAGCTTATCTAAGTGGTGGTCTAGACTCAAGTATTGTGGCATCTCTTGCTTCTCAAGTGTCAAATAGTAGCTTTGAAGGGTTTACCGGGAAATTTGCGATCGGGGCAGATTATGATGAAAGTTATTATGCTCGCGAAGTAGCCAAATTTGGTAACTTTAATCTGCATGAGATCGATATTACTGCTCAAGATTTTCTGGACAACATTCGCAAAGTGATCTACCACCTTGATTATCCTGTGGCGGGACCTGGGTCTTTCCCACAGTATATGGTTTCTCAACTTGCTAGCCAGCACCGCAAAGTTGTACTTGGTGGACAGGGTGGAGACGAAATTTTTGGCGGCTATGCACGCTATTTAATTGCTTATTTTGAGCAATGTATCAAGGGGGCGATCGATGGGACGATGAATTCTGGTAATTTCATTGTTACCTATGAATCAATTATTCCTAATTTACAGACCCTAAAAAGCTATAAGCCTCTACTACAGGAATTTTGGAGAGAAGGTTTATTTGAAGATCTTGATCGCCGCTATTATCGATTAATTAACCGTGCATCTACTTTACAAGATGAAATTCGTTGGGATGCAATCAATTCTGATCACTACGACTCATTTGAAACATTTCTAGATATTTTTAGAGTAAAAAATGTTCAACAAGAGTCTTACCTCGATAGCATGACTCACTTTGACTTCAAGACCTTGTTGCCAGCTTTACTACATGTTGAAGATCGGGTCAGTATGGCTCATGGATTAGAATCTCGCGTCCCTTTTCTCGATCATCCTTTGATTGAACTAGCTGCAACAATTCCCTCAAATATTAAATTCAAAGATGGTACGATGAAACATGTTTTGCGAAATGCGATGCAAAAATACTTGCCAAAAGCAGTATCAGAGCGTAAAGATAAAATGGGTTTCCCTGTCCCACTAAACTCTTGGATTCAAAATGAAGCCAAAGAATTTATCTATGATGTATTTTCTTCGCAATCAGCACTCAATCGAGAGCTAGTTAACAGCCAAGTTATTTTAGATAAGTTGAAGCAAGAACCAAAGTTTGGTCGCAAGATTTGGGGATTGCTTTGTCTAGAACTCTGGCAACAAGAGTTTCATGACCGCGCAGGTTACTACAGGGAAGTTTTAAATTTAGTAGAGGAATAGTAATTATGAAAGTTTTAATCACTGGTGGAGCTGGTTTTATTGGTTCTCATCTTGCTGATCGTTTATTGAGTCGTGGTGATCAAGTATTCGTTATTGATAACTATTCTACAAGCCGACGTGATAATCTTACACCTCATGATAATTTGACTGTTGTGGAGGGAACCATTGCTGATGCTGGTTTAGTAGATAAATGTTTTGATGAATTTCAACCAGAGCTTGTTATTCACGCTGCTGCTTCTTACAAAGATCCAGAAAACTGGATAGAGGATGCCAATACCAATGTGGTAGGTACTATTAACATCACTAAAGCGTCAAAAAAGGTAGGGATTAAAAGGCTAATCTATTTTCAAACAGCTCTATGCTATGGCTTAAAACCATTAGAGCAGCCCATTACTTTAACTCACATCATTCAATCAGAAGGTAGCAGCTATGCGATTAGTAAGACGGGTGGTGAGCAGTACATCAAATTGAGTGGCTTAGACTATATCTCTTTCCGCCTTGCTAATGCTTATGGACCAAGAAATTTAAGTGGTCCTTTGCCAACTTTCTTCTATCGTTTGACTAATGGCAAGCCTTGCTTTGTGATGGATACCCGTCGTGACTTTATTTTCGTAAGTGATCTTGTAGATGCCGTTATGGGCGCAGTTGACGGTAAGGGAGAATGTGGTCCGTATCATATTTCTTCAGGTGGAGATTACTCTATCAAAGAATTGTTTGATATGACAGTCAAGGCACTAGATATTAAACTAGATCAAGAGGTGGAGGTTCGTCCACGCAATGCTGATGATGCTTATACAATTTTACTTGATCCATCTAAAACTAATCAAGACTTCAATTGGAAAGTTACAACTTCTTTGGAGCATGGAGTGAAAGCTGCAATTGATTGGTATAAACAGTATGGAATCAGTCAAACTTTTACTCACTTGAAGCTCGTAGATGAGAAGAAGTAGATTTTTCCAGTAATCACCAAAAGCAAATTATTGCTTTTGGTGATGTTTTTGTTAAATTAATCATGTCTAAATCTTAAGTGAGGTAATACTTTGGAAGGTT from Pseudanabaena sp. Chao 1811 encodes the following:
- a CDS encoding WbqC family protein, translated to MLIKNSQKPNIVVAIHQPNFFPWLGFFNKIARSNIFILADTMQFPKSQCKGNWLNRVRILINGKPHWITAPIQRSYHGVLPIDQIQFDPSQPWRQKLLRTVKMEYGCSPFFNSVFPFLQDLIEQPTSMLCDFNVSVICAIAKELDLNSIEIINTSSLALEGKATDLLISIIKSVGGDAYLCGGGASEYQEDEKFSKEGIDLIYQDFIHPHYSQIKSSEFNAGLSIIDALMNCGFAGTRKLIQ
- a CDS encoding glycosyltransferase, which translates into the protein MSLLIVVAIAGLVIALLFFRRAYRRYKETQNSFRSRISLLEGKIDLLECRLGSLESKLTAKFNFLNRDLNPLISDFRIKQMQEARREMLGEVGAISYRSRSVIFLNNSYYHFFYLAQALRRRGWDAISVSYEDPINGSNANFYHGEDYNLYSSNHQLMTSQIEELFENAKQRFQLLHFAGDGLMSFFPEHYLSDQPPDIMEWKRMGKKVAYTISGCSSAVSQTSVTLWSSMDPGKNFCSNCPWQDIPTVCSDQKNLHWGRKIDQFCDVIFAETYPALDYLDSPKVYFEPTTMCLDPNFWNSDLPIPDAFKVERQVGELIVYHAVGNYELRTKQGRNAKGTSYVFEVIEQLKAEGMPVRLIFAKDMKNSEVRYLQLQSDVIVDQLYAGRYGANAREGMMLGKPVICYINSYHVNPSRRALSLDECPLVSATPETLYDVLKDLLLDENKRKQLGRLGKDYALKWHSADLCAERYEMVYDALMQGNLEQYIAINKVT
- a CDS encoding ABC transporter ATP-binding protein, whose translation is MQKTTEDTEFALICDDVSKVFLVSNTKAYWQMLCGHSSLKKILALENVSLNIPKGEVVGIIGNNGSGKSTLLRIMGGNYTATNGSVYLEGSLTGIFELGGIGNPNLTGRGYAARLLSLQGAKRKDLKVLLDEIYEFSELFDYFDAPIYTYSSGMRARLYFATATTLDWDIYLIDEALSVGDEHFQAKCWQRIRKRLLKGASGVLVTHDFTAILKLCSSACILERGSLIKSAPTLELVRFYIQQSATKAESLQGATFDKDMAKEWIVNFGEDVEICFTIHLTLPVSVSLAYTIEMFVPGIGWEVMMMQVNLPLTSKVGTHKVCLKIPKLPLSPGRYLLGLALCKPAEAGKVFAIGYDGRNWISGSPLYLIVQNNENKNVNACDNGINLPLKWNRLENLS
- a CDS encoding ABC transporter ATP-binding protein produces the protein MFIRVKNLSKIYHIQVSEVQPSSQGKRANTMSKGRNDKVVIDDISFEIFNGERVGIIGSNGAGKSTLLQIIADIAKPTSGIVEKKGKVTAVMTLGVGLREELTGRDNIYIDGEVQGKSRLEIDEVIDKIIAFADLSDFIDYPVRTYSTGMKSRLAFSMLVCIEPEILIIDEALSAGDANFSIKASKKIREICDLGRIVILVSHSMPTIVEMCDRCIWMEHGKIVMDGDPQTVTDAYLDAVHHDDEIALLEQNIRLIKDTSFRKGCQINQISISYSDNQQSQTILVAGRDITITLHIRVDTLLECPDVRLKITRLDGKIFVNTLLSDQSTITSNDFHGILAFVINMTPLVLGQGKYVVACELLDRGEIVAAKSTILQVLPPPNAPTGGRPALFYPCSVETYEICSETN
- a CDS encoding ABC transporter permease, with the protein product MKSVRKQIRKISIAGFTSQDARFIFNFLKMNIHDRYLGSTLGSLWVILNPMIMFAIYTFVFGYVFKAKIPGAETNLGYAIWLIAGYGPWLAISEGLLNSTTSVVAGAGLIKNLAFKTELLPVAAALTGMVPLFVSLCFLTILLGIDGNPMSWHVIFVIPAIILQFTFIIAIGFFFSAINVFVRDFGIILPNLLIMLVFVTPIFYPETSTPPLLQSISAFNPFYIICQAYRQALIFHQIPNILSLIYVGLISWILGNFGLQFFRRLKGNFESML
- a CDS encoding class I SAM-dependent methyltransferase, producing the protein MQGDIDRKNSEFWDELCGSGLAKSLGINEINNATLKEFDKAYIEIYPYLPKYVENKNLEDKKVLEIGLGYGTLSQLLASTNCDYFGLDIATNPVKMAQYRLNQLGKANKDEQIKVGSALSIPHEDNSFDYVYSIGCLHHTGDLPQSISEVYRVLKPGGQAVIMLYNRNSFRQLVQVPWQRFKQFFKRNSKQNFATFVRSLYDSNAVGEAAPHTDYVSSSQVKSLFSDFSNVSIEVQNFDTYVLFDGKLVINRESLLNNFARFLGLDLYITAIK